A genome region from Nocardiopsis exhalans includes the following:
- a CDS encoding GAF and ANTAR domain-containing protein, producing the protein MAVLMGTTGSVHPATYLRGSGDREVNAPEEEPPTLEQVLAQVTAALREGAVGTEVLARLGAVCTRLLPVDGVSISLGGSRRRETLYTSDELGARIQRVQYTLGEGPGVEALDSRRPVLVPDLATAPGSAWPVFAEQITDLPVGALFAFPLQHGAIVIGALELHRVAPGWLSSGEVATALYIVDIAVLALMGTRLDSIDGEWVAPLSHDRAQVHQATGMLISGLGVPAEQALSRLRAYAFAVGRLVEEVSDDLVAGRLTPADINH; encoded by the coding sequence GTGGCCGTTCTCATGGGCACCACCGGCTCCGTCCATCCGGCCACCTACCTACGAGGAAGCGGTGACCGCGAGGTGAACGCACCCGAGGAGGAGCCCCCGACACTCGAACAAGTCTTGGCGCAGGTGACGGCGGCCCTGCGGGAGGGGGCGGTCGGGACGGAGGTGCTGGCCCGGCTCGGGGCGGTGTGCACACGTCTGCTCCCCGTGGACGGGGTCTCGATCTCCCTGGGAGGGTCCCGTCGACGGGAGACGCTCTACACCAGTGACGAGTTGGGCGCCCGTATCCAGAGAGTCCAGTACACCCTCGGTGAGGGCCCCGGCGTCGAGGCGCTCGACTCCCGCCGCCCGGTCCTGGTCCCCGACCTGGCCACGGCCCCCGGAAGCGCCTGGCCCGTTTTCGCCGAGCAGATCACGGACCTACCGGTCGGCGCGCTCTTCGCCTTCCCCCTGCAACACGGTGCCATCGTCATCGGCGCACTCGAACTCCACCGGGTGGCACCCGGATGGTTGTCATCCGGGGAAGTGGCCACCGCCCTGTACATCGTCGACATCGCCGTGCTGGCCCTGATGGGCACGCGGTTGGACAGCATCGACGGTGAGTGGGTGGCACCCCTCTCCCATGACCGGGCACAGGTTCACCAGGCGACCGGGATGCTCATCTCCGGTCTGGGCGTCCCCGCCGAGCAGGCCCTGTCGAGGCTGCGGGCGTACGCGTTCGCGGTGGGCCGATTGGTGGAGGAGGTCTCGGACGACCTGGTGGCGGGCCGGCTCACCCCCGCCGACATCAACCACTGA
- a CDS encoding GAF and ANTAR domain-containing protein, translating into MNDPVPQEPERESQLVGTFVRLADTLVDDYDIPEVLHQLALHCVEFLGASAAALMLSDQRDGLQLVASSDERSRLLELFQLQTDEGPCIDSFRSGEAVVATDLSTDLPRWPVFAPRAMEHGFRSVYALPLRLRQDTIGTLNLFGHLPGTLPPEDAKVAQALADIATIGILQERTIRHGEVLTAQLQGALNSRITIEQAKGLLAHAGGLDMEQAFQALRGYARSHSTRLSDIAYALATGQLHPGRVLGLGHGRPGDL; encoded by the coding sequence ATGAACGACCCAGTACCCCAGGAACCGGAAAGGGAGTCGCAGCTGGTGGGCACATTCGTGCGCCTGGCGGACACCCTGGTGGACGACTACGACATCCCTGAGGTGTTGCACCAGCTCGCCCTGCACTGCGTCGAGTTCCTGGGGGCCTCCGCGGCCGCGCTGATGCTGTCCGACCAGCGGGACGGTCTGCAACTGGTCGCGTCCTCCGACGAGCGGAGCCGCCTACTCGAACTGTTCCAGCTGCAGACCGACGAGGGGCCCTGCATCGACTCCTTCAGGAGCGGGGAGGCGGTGGTCGCCACCGACCTTTCCACCGACCTCCCGCGCTGGCCCGTGTTCGCGCCCCGGGCGATGGAACACGGCTTCCGCTCCGTGTACGCCCTCCCGCTGCGACTGCGCCAGGACACCATAGGCACGCTGAACCTCTTCGGCCACCTCCCCGGCACCCTGCCGCCCGAGGACGCGAAGGTGGCCCAGGCGCTCGCCGACATCGCCACCATCGGCATCCTCCAGGAGCGCACGATCCGTCACGGGGAGGTGCTCACCGCACAACTCCAGGGCGCGCTCAACAGCCGGATCACCATCGAACAGGCCAAGGGGCTGCTCGCCCACGCCGGAGGACTCGACATGGAACAGGCCTTCCAGGCGCTGCGCGGCTACGCGCGCAGCCACAGCACCCGCCTCAGCGACATCGCGTACGCGCTCGCCACCGGACAGCTCCACCCCGGCCGGGTCCTGGGCCTGGGCCATGGCCGCCCCGGCGACCTCTGA
- a CDS encoding sigma factor — MSTPDQRFRIAAADDMLARVGLGDERAFAALYDRGASLVHGLVRSILHDPALAEEFTGHVWVQVWHRAGGYAPEQGSAMAWILSLAHRLSAERVRTDPERVSGPRPAPAATPFQAVLLVYYRGLTLTQVGSALGVSRPEAAALIHAGLLNLRARPGLVGPNAATAHRTVLAPRTRAAHTPAPDPPVARAEEAGSGV, encoded by the coding sequence ATGTCGACACCGGACCAGCGTTTCAGGATCGCGGCTGCCGACGACATGCTGGCACGCGTGGGCCTGGGAGACGAACGGGCGTTCGCAGCCCTGTACGACCGGGGCGCTTCACTGGTCCACGGCCTGGTCCGGAGCATCCTGCACGACCCCGCCCTCGCCGAGGAGTTCACCGGGCACGTGTGGGTGCAGGTGTGGCACCGAGCCGGCGGGTACGCGCCGGAGCAGGGTTCGGCCATGGCCTGGATCCTGTCGCTCGCCCATCGGTTGTCCGCCGAGCGGGTCCGCACCGATCCGGAGCGAGTGTCCGGCCCCCGCCCCGCCCCCGCCGCCACGCCCTTCCAGGCCGTGTTGCTCGTCTATTACCGGGGACTCACCCTCACACAGGTCGGATCGGCCCTCGGGGTGTCCCGGCCGGAGGCCGCGGCCCTGATCCACGCGGGGCTGCTGAACCTGAGAGCCCGCCCAGGGCTGGTCGGGCCCAACGCCGCTACCGCGCACCGTACCGTACTGGCACCGCGCACACGGGCGGCGCACACACCTGCCCCGGATCCACCGGTGGCGAGGGCGGAGGAGGCCGGATCCGGGGTGTGA
- a CDS encoding CueP family metal-binding protein, whose amino-acid sequence MRYTAMAGLAAAALVLTACAGSEEQSALPDETGNGTAGEAAPESGPGAELLAEHGLDGLTAEEIVDRLDLLPVDERPTGLVASVRSEALVLADGPEGEEIELGLPEDLFYLSMAPYVGHTHDCFFHNLTSCLGELRGEAVSVTVTDDSDGAVLVEEDGTTFDNGFIGYWLPSGIDATVTVEHDGRSGTAQVSTGEDDPTCLTTLELS is encoded by the coding sequence CGGCTCAGAGGAGCAGAGCGCTCTTCCGGACGAGACGGGCAACGGGACAGCGGGTGAGGCGGCGCCGGAGTCCGGTCCGGGCGCGGAGCTGCTGGCCGAGCACGGACTCGACGGCCTGACCGCCGAGGAGATCGTGGACCGGCTGGATCTGCTGCCGGTGGACGAGCGGCCCACCGGCCTCGTCGCTTCCGTGCGCTCCGAAGCCCTCGTCCTCGCCGACGGGCCGGAGGGGGAGGAAATCGAACTCGGCCTGCCCGAGGACCTCTTCTACCTGTCGATGGCGCCGTACGTGGGTCACACGCACGACTGCTTCTTCCACAACCTGACCTCCTGTCTGGGTGAGCTGCGCGGCGAGGCCGTCTCCGTGACCGTCACCGACGATTCCGACGGCGCCGTTCTAGTGGAGGAAGACGGCACGACCTTCGACAACGGGTTCATCGGGTACTGGCTGCCCAGCGGTATCGACGCCACCGTCACCGTGGAACACGACGGCCGCTCCGGCACCGCCCAGGTCTCCACCGGCGAGGACGACCCCACCTGCCTGACCACGCTCGAACTCAGCTGA